The following proteins are encoded in a genomic region of Candidatus Methylomirabilota bacterium:
- a CDS encoding division/cell wall cluster transcriptional repressor MraZ: MFRGQFSHTVDPKGRLSIPADFREVLADGFGDKLMIAPNGNALEVYPERRWKELEDKVGKLPLLDPDRRMFQHGYLSGGKAVMLDPQGRIQIPQNYRERAGLVKDVEIVSMMTYFEVWDKERWAHAQRDNAGTLDDLRARLAAKGV; this comes from the coding sequence GTGTTTCGGGGACAGTTCAGTCACACGGTGGATCCGAAGGGACGGCTCAGCATCCCGGCTGATTTCCGGGAAGTGCTGGCCGACGGCTTTGGAGACAAATTGATGATTGCCCCGAACGGCAATGCGCTCGAAGTCTACCCCGAGCGGAGGTGGAAGGAGCTCGAGGACAAGGTCGGCAAACTGCCGCTCCTCGACCCCGACCGAAGGATGTTCCAGCACGGCTATCTCTCCGGCGGCAAGGCCGTGATGCTGGACCCGCAAGGGCGGATCCAGATCCCGCAGAACTATCGCGAACGGGCCGGCCTGGTGAAGGACGTCGAGATCGTCAGCATGATGACGTACTTCGAGGTCTGGGACAAAGAGCGGTGGGCGCACGCCCAGCGCGACAACGCCGGGACGCTCGACGATCTCCGCGCGAGGTTGGCGGCGAAGGGCGTCTAG
- a CDS encoding M48 family metallopeptidase, with protein sequence MRSFRWHPALAVALVAAGVVTACETVPYTGRSQLQFMSPQQESELGAQAYQQTLAKTKLSSDAAASEMVTRVGSRIAAVTGHPEYKWEYRLIQDDKQVNAFALPGGKVAVYTGILPITRDENGLAAVLGHEIGHVIARHGGERVSQQMLVNVGLETTMAALSRGNPATVQAVASLLGAGATVGVLLPWSRAQESEADHLGLILMAEAGYDPHAARDLWVRMAAASKGSGKPPEFLSTHPSEPTRIQQIEVWMPEAMQYYHPR encoded by the coding sequence ATGCGCAGCTTCCGGTGGCACCCAGCTCTCGCGGTGGCGCTCGTGGCGGCGGGCGTCGTGACGGCCTGCGAGACCGTGCCGTATACGGGCCGTTCGCAGCTCCAGTTCATGTCGCCCCAGCAGGAGAGCGAGTTGGGCGCCCAAGCCTACCAGCAGACCCTGGCCAAGACGAAGCTGTCCTCAGATGCCGCGGCGAGCGAGATGGTCACCCGGGTCGGCAGTCGCATCGCCGCGGTCACGGGCCACCCGGAATACAAGTGGGAGTATCGGCTCATCCAGGATGACAAGCAGGTGAATGCCTTCGCCCTGCCCGGTGGCAAGGTTGCCGTTTACACCGGTATCCTGCCCATCACCCGCGACGAGAACGGCCTGGCAGCCGTCCTGGGGCACGAGATCGGCCACGTCATCGCGCGTCATGGCGGCGAGCGGGTCAGCCAGCAAATGCTGGTCAACGTCGGCCTTGAGACAACCATGGCGGCTCTCTCCCGGGGCAATCCCGCCACCGTCCAGGCCGTGGCTTCCCTCCTCGGTGCCGGGGCCACAGTCGGGGTGCTTCTCCCTTGGAGCCGGGCCCAGGAGTCGGAGGCCGACCACCTGGGACTCATCCTGATGGCCGAGGCCGGCTATGACCCCCACGCCGCCAGGGACCTCTGGGTCCGCATGGCCGCGGCCTCGAAGGGGTCGGGAAAGCCCCCTGAATTCCTCTCCACCCACCCCTCGGAGCCCACACGGATCCAGCAAATCGAGGTCTGGATGCCGGAAGCCATGCAGTACTACCACCCCCGCTGA
- a CDS encoding penicillin-binding transpeptidase domain-containing protein, with protein MTAPRNPGLRSRTLILAACVACAFLGILGRLTYLQVFKHDEYSRLAESQHAKTVALRPKRGPIVDRGGQVLAESSNAESLFALPHRIDDAQRLAGELSPILGEPAVDIARRLDPAKRFVWVKRKLSPPVAQAVRDLNEPGLGFLQESLRLYPSRELGAHVIGFEGLDGKGLGGVEQAWDVHLAGAEGRALVERDGLGRDVTGAPVVLKASVPGQGIALTIDATLQYLAEKEVEAAWRRTRSKVAMAVMMDPRTGEILALAIRPTFNPNAFGAATDEQRRNRALTDPFEPGSTFKVIMAAAALEEGVVRPTDRFYGENGKIKVASAVISDWKPFGWLTFAEVLQNSSNVGSIKAGMQLGKERYYKYITGFGFGQPAGLGLPGESRGQLRPPPQWSALSLATMSIGQEISVTAVQMVAAFAAIANGGRLMQPQIVRAVLDGQGREVRGFEPKAVRQVISPETARELTTILTAVVREGTGHNAAIQGYEVAGKTGTAQKMDPATRRYSHAPGVLSFVGFAPADDPRLAMIVMLDEPKNEKWGSEAAAPIFAAIGLQALRHMNVPPRGTSPVPIMRGHVAGDADTTAAAAPLRLASLDDASGAARVMPALEGRSLRGAMVALAPYDVALEVEGRGVVVAQSPAPGTPMTAGMTCRLTLTGPAGTGPAGTGPAGTGPAGPPAASR; from the coding sequence ATGACGGCCCCCCGGAACCCGGGTCTAAGGAGCCGCACACTGATCCTGGCAGCGTGCGTCGCCTGCGCCTTCCTCGGGATCCTCGGCCGGCTGACGTACCTCCAGGTTTTCAAGCACGACGAATACTCCCGGCTGGCCGAGAGCCAGCACGCCAAGACGGTCGCGCTCCGGCCCAAGCGCGGGCCGATCGTCGACCGCGGGGGCCAGGTACTGGCGGAGTCGTCCAACGCCGAGTCGCTCTTCGCGCTGCCCCACCGCATCGACGACGCTCAGCGCCTTGCAGGCGAGCTCTCGCCGATCCTGGGCGAGCCCGCGGTCGACATCGCCCGCCGCCTCGATCCGGCCAAGCGCTTCGTCTGGGTCAAGCGCAAGTTGTCTCCGCCCGTGGCGCAGGCCGTGCGCGACCTGAACGAGCCGGGGCTGGGATTCCTCCAGGAGAGCCTGCGCCTGTACCCGAGCCGCGAGCTGGGCGCCCACGTCATCGGCTTCGAGGGGCTCGACGGCAAGGGCCTGGGCGGTGTCGAGCAGGCATGGGACGTCCACCTGGCAGGGGCCGAAGGCCGGGCGCTCGTCGAGCGCGATGGCCTCGGCCGTGACGTCACGGGCGCCCCCGTCGTCCTCAAGGCGTCCGTGCCGGGGCAGGGCATCGCACTCACTATCGACGCCACGCTCCAGTACCTGGCCGAGAAGGAGGTCGAGGCCGCCTGGCGCCGCACGCGCTCCAAGGTGGCGATGGCCGTCATGATGGATCCGCGCACGGGCGAGATCCTGGCCCTTGCGATCCGGCCCACGTTCAATCCGAACGCGTTCGGCGCGGCGACGGACGAGCAGCGGCGCAACCGCGCCCTCACCGACCCCTTCGAGCCGGGCTCGACCTTCAAGGTCATCATGGCCGCGGCCGCGCTCGAGGAAGGCGTCGTGCGCCCGACCGACCGCTTCTACGGCGAGAACGGCAAGATCAAGGTCGCCAGCGCGGTCATCTCCGACTGGAAGCCATTCGGCTGGCTCACCTTCGCCGAGGTCCTGCAGAACTCCTCCAACGTGGGCTCGATCAAGGCGGGGATGCAGCTCGGCAAGGAGCGCTACTACAAGTACATCACGGGCTTCGGCTTCGGTCAGCCCGCGGGCCTCGGGCTGCCGGGCGAGAGCCGCGGCCAGCTGCGCCCGCCCCCGCAGTGGTCGGCGCTGTCGCTGGCGACGATGTCCATCGGCCAGGAGATCTCGGTGACGGCGGTGCAGATGGTCGCGGCCTTCGCCGCCATCGCTAACGGCGGACGCCTCATGCAGCCGCAGATCGTGCGCGCGGTGCTCGACGGCCAGGGGCGCGAGGTGCGAGGCTTCGAGCCGAAGGCCGTCCGCCAGGTGATCTCGCCCGAGACCGCCCGCGAGCTCACGACCATCCTGACGGCCGTCGTGCGCGAGGGCACGGGGCACAACGCCGCGATCCAGGGCTACGAGGTCGCCGGCAAGACCGGCACGGCGCAGAAGATGGACCCGGCGACGCGCCGCTACTCCCACGCGCCGGGCGTGCTGTCCTTCGTGGGCTTCGCCCCGGCCGACGACCCGCGGCTGGCCATGATCGTGATGCTCGACGAGCCCAAGAACGAGAAGTGGGGCAGCGAGGCGGCGGCGCCAATCTTCGCCGCCATCGGTCTCCAGGCGCTGCGCCACATGAACGTCCCGCCGCGGGGGACCAGCCCTGTGCCGATCATGCGCGGCCATGTAGCGGGCGACGCCGACACGACGGCCGCGGCGGCGCCCCTCAGGCTCGCGAGCCTCGACGACGCCTCGGGCGCCGCGCGTGTCATGCCCGCGCTAGAGGGCCGCTCGCTTCGCGGCGCTATGGTCGCGCTGGCCCCATACGATGTGGCGCTCGAGGTCGAGGGTCGCGGCGTCGTCGTCGCCCAATCCCCTGCGCCGGGGACGCCGATGACGGCCGGCATGACGTGCCGCCTGACATTGACCGGACCAGCGGGGACCGGGCCGGCGGGGACCGGGCCGGCGGGGACCGGGCCGGCGGGGCCGCCGGCCGCGAGTCGATGA
- a CDS encoding ABC transporter permease — protein MWVTLLRFCRKKPLGAAGGVIMLLIAFAAIFANVLQTYDPIATDAAVTLAPPSAAHWLGTDHLGRDIYSRILHGARVSLLVGLGSTLVASLLGGVIGLLSGYVGGKTDLVVQRMMDILQGLPLLVLALVMAAALGPSIPNVILAISIPIMPRAARVIRSSVLSIREFQYVEAARALGLTHLRIAFRHIMPNTVGPFIVLGTAQLGSAILVEAALSFLGLGVPEPYPSWGRMLSVSAAEYAQKAPWLVLFPGIAISLAVFGANLLGDALRDTLDPRLRGA, from the coding sequence ATGTGGGTGACGCTCCTGCGCTTCTGCCGCAAGAAGCCTCTCGGCGCGGCCGGCGGCGTCATCATGCTGCTGATCGCGTTCGCCGCGATCTTCGCCAACGTGCTGCAGACCTACGATCCCATCGCCACCGACGCCGCCGTCACGCTGGCGCCGCCGAGCGCGGCGCACTGGCTCGGCACCGACCACTTGGGCCGTGACATCTACTCCCGCATCCTCCATGGGGCGCGCGTGTCGCTCCTGGTGGGCCTGGGCTCGACCCTCGTCGCCTCGCTGCTGGGCGGCGTCATCGGACTCCTCTCGGGCTACGTCGGCGGCAAGACCGACCTCGTGGTCCAGCGCATGATGGACATCCTCCAGGGGCTGCCGCTGCTGGTCCTGGCGCTCGTCATGGCTGCGGCGCTCGGGCCGTCCATCCCGAACGTGATTCTGGCGATCTCGATCCCGATCATGCCGCGCGCCGCCCGCGTCATCCGCTCGAGCGTGCTCTCCATCCGCGAGTTCCAATACGTGGAAGCCGCGCGCGCGCTGGGGCTCACCCATCTGCGCATCGCCTTCCGGCACATCATGCCCAACACCGTGGGGCCATTCATCGTGCTGGGCACGGCCCAGCTCGGCAGCGCCATCCTCGTCGAGGCGGCGCTGTCCTTCCTGGGCCTGGGCGTGCCGGAGCCGTATCCCTCCTGGGGGCGCATGCTGTCGGTCTCGGCCGCCGAGTACGCCCAGAAGGCGCCGTGGCTCGTGCTGTTCCCGGGCATCGCCATCAGCCTTGCGGTGTTCGGCGCGAATCTCCTGGGTGATGCCCTCCGCGACACCCTGGACCCACGCCTGCGCGGCGCCTAA
- a CDS encoding prepilin-type N-terminal cleavage/methylation domain-containing protein, producing MRGRRAQTGHSLVEVLVATAIMGLVMSATLSVLQSGLAAWGWGAGRVEAQQAIRAALERMAHELREAGYDPTDAGIEAVLVAEPARIVFQRDLNGNGLIDPTRERVTYLLRSGETTLRRDAGGGAQPLAENVRRFSLSYLDKAGAPTADPARVASVRIEIEAGRAGPKATMATLVSLRNGAFW from the coding sequence ATGCGGGGGCGGCGCGCGCAGACGGGGCATTCGCTGGTCGAGGTGCTGGTCGCGACGGCCATCATGGGTCTCGTCATGTCGGCCACTCTGAGCGTGCTCCAGTCCGGCCTCGCCGCCTGGGGCTGGGGCGCAGGAAGGGTCGAGGCGCAGCAGGCCATACGCGCGGCTCTCGAGCGCATGGCGCACGAGCTCCGCGAGGCGGGCTATGACCCTACCGATGCGGGGATCGAGGCCGTCCTCGTGGCCGAGCCCGCCCGGATCGTCTTTCAGCGCGACCTCAACGGCAACGGCCTGATCGACCCCACGCGCGAGCGCGTCACCTACCTGCTGCGCTCGGGAGAAACGACGCTCCGGCGGGACGCGGGAGGCGGCGCCCAGCCCCTGGCCGAGAACGTGCGGCGCTTCAGTCTCTCCTACCTCGACAAGGCCGGCGCGCCCACGGCTGATCCGGCGCGGGTCGCTTCGGTCAGGATAGAGATCGAGGCGGGGCGTGCCGGGCCCAAGGCGACCATGGCGACGCTCGTCTCCCTGAGAAACGGGGCGTTCTGGTAG
- a CDS encoding ABC transporter substrate-binding protein, with protein sequence MTRFRVVAAVWLVFGAAALVTAVPAQAQTPRPGGHLNIMLREDLPQGFAVHESSTISVSYPSLPCFNNLIFFDQHKRTESVETLVGELAEKWSWQDNYRNLVFFLRKDVKWHDGKPFTSKDVKFTFDMLREAPEAQAKLRINPRKDWYANIEAIEAPDPHTVVFRLKRPQPSLLIMFASGYTPIYAAHVPPASYRTGCIGTGPFKVKEWRKGEFVDYVKNADYFVKGRPYLDTLRYVVIENRGTRNSALQAGKLDVSFPGEMTKTSSEQVKKAVPQLVVTPVGQTVSDNIIMNVKKPPFDNIKVRLAVSYGIDRRGLIQAVHQGGAVAGAALPPKPWGIWGIAEQGLLALPGYGKPADMKDKAKKMMAELGYTPEKPLKVEIGTRNIAIYVDMASFVINELKQIGIDATLKQIETAQWHSMATRGDYQIGANLTGLGVDDPDANFYENYACGSPRNYSQYCSEQVMKMVDQQSQELNPQKRLEMVVALQKKLEEDAARPILDWKLDYFTQWPYVHDLIPHNNIYNFGRMQDVWRDQ encoded by the coding sequence ATGACGCGCTTCCGTGTTGTCGCCGCCGTGTGGCTGGTCTTCGGGGCCGCCGCGCTCGTGACCGCCGTACCCGCCCAGGCTCAGACGCCAAGGCCCGGAGGGCATCTCAACATCATGCTGCGCGAGGACCTGCCCCAGGGCTTCGCCGTTCACGAGTCGTCGACGATATCGGTGAGCTACCCGTCGCTGCCCTGCTTCAACAACCTCATCTTCTTCGACCAGCACAAGCGCACGGAGAGCGTCGAGACCCTCGTGGGCGAGTTGGCCGAGAAGTGGTCGTGGCAGGACAACTATAGAAACCTCGTGTTCTTTCTCCGCAAGGACGTCAAGTGGCACGACGGCAAGCCCTTCACCTCGAAGGACGTCAAGTTCACCTTCGACATGCTCCGCGAGGCGCCCGAGGCGCAGGCCAAGCTTCGCATCAACCCGCGAAAGGACTGGTACGCCAACATCGAGGCCATCGAGGCGCCCGATCCTCACACGGTGGTCTTCCGTCTCAAGCGCCCCCAGCCCTCGCTCCTGATCATGTTCGCCTCGGGCTACACGCCCATCTACGCCGCGCACGTGCCGCCCGCGAGCTACCGCACGGGCTGCATCGGCACCGGGCCCTTCAAGGTCAAGGAGTGGCGCAAGGGCGAGTTCGTCGACTACGTCAAGAACGCGGACTACTTCGTCAAGGGCAGGCCCTACCTGGACACCCTCCGCTATGTGGTCATCGAGAACCGCGGCACGCGGAACTCGGCGCTCCAGGCCGGCAAGCTCGACGTCTCCTTCCCCGGGGAGATGACGAAGACCTCATCGGAGCAGGTCAAGAAGGCCGTGCCCCAGTTGGTCGTCACGCCCGTCGGGCAGACGGTCAGCGACAACATCATCATGAACGTCAAGAAGCCGCCCTTCGACAACATCAAGGTGCGGCTGGCCGTGAGCTACGGGATCGACCGCCGGGGCCTCATCCAGGCCGTCCACCAGGGCGGAGCCGTCGCGGGCGCGGCGCTGCCGCCCAAGCCATGGGGCATCTGGGGCATCGCTGAGCAGGGGTTGCTGGCGCTCCCGGGCTACGGCAAGCCGGCCGACATGAAGGACAAAGCGAAGAAGATGATGGCCGAGCTCGGCTACACGCCCGAGAAGCCGCTCAAGGTCGAAATCGGCACGCGCAACATCGCCATCTACGTGGACATGGCCTCCTTCGTCATCAACGAGCTCAAGCAGATCGGCATCGACGCGACGCTCAAGCAGATCGAGACCGCGCAGTGGCACTCGATGGCCACGCGCGGCGACTACCAGATCGGCGCCAACCTGACGGGGCTGGGCGTCGACGATCCCGATGCGAACTTCTACGAGAACTACGCCTGCGGCTCGCCGCGCAACTACAGCCAGTACTGCAGCGAGCAGGTGATGAAGATGGTCGACCAGCAGTCGCAAGAGCTGAACCCGCAGAAGCGGCTCGAGATGGTCGTGGCGCTGCAGAAGAAGCTCGAGGAGGACGCGGCGCGGCCGATCCTCGACTGGAAGCTCGACTATTTCACCCAGTGGCCGTACGTGCACGACCTCATCCCGCACAACAATATCTACAACTTCGGCCGCATGCAGGACGTGTGGCGGGACCAGTAG
- the rsmH gene encoding 16S rRNA (cytosine(1402)-N(4))-methyltransferase RsmH — translation MEREAAAHLPVLVDEVTFLLRPRRGGWVVDGTIGMGGHAERLLEAGGENTRVLGIDRDPEALERARRRLAGFGDRVRLRHGSFRDVGAHAGEAGVSQAAAILLDLGLSSYQLDASGRGFSFQKDEPLDMRFDPARGRTAANLLADATEAELARILFEYGEERHARRIAKRIVERRRRSPLTMTADLVEAVKAGVPRAAWSRRTHVATRTFQALRMAVNEEPEALLQALDEAPALLEQGGRLGVISFHSGEDRAVKRAFRALERAGFIELEPSPVTASDDEISGNPRARSAKLRVLERLEAAA, via the coding sequence ATGGAGCGGGAGGCGGCGGCGCACCTCCCGGTGCTGGTGGACGAAGTGACGTTCCTCTTGCGCCCCCGACGCGGGGGCTGGGTGGTGGACGGGACGATCGGCATGGGCGGACACGCTGAACGGTTATTGGAAGCCGGCGGAGAGAACACCCGGGTGCTCGGGATCGACCGCGACCCCGAGGCGCTCGAGCGCGCGCGCCGCAGGCTCGCGGGCTTCGGCGACCGGGTGCGGCTCCGCCACGGGAGTTTCAGGGACGTGGGCGCGCACGCGGGCGAGGCCGGCGTCAGCCAGGCCGCGGCGATCCTGCTCGACCTGGGATTGTCCTCGTACCAGCTCGACGCCTCGGGGCGGGGATTCAGCTTCCAGAAGGACGAGCCGCTCGACATGCGCTTCGACCCCGCTCGCGGCCGCACGGCGGCGAACCTGCTGGCGGACGCAACGGAGGCCGAGTTGGCCCGCATCCTCTTCGAGTACGGCGAGGAGCGCCACGCGCGACGCATCGCGAAACGAATCGTTGAGCGGCGGCGGCGCTCCCCGTTGACGATGACGGCGGACTTGGTCGAGGCGGTCAAGGCCGGAGTGCCCCGCGCGGCCTGGTCGCGCCGCACGCATGTCGCCACCCGCACCTTCCAGGCGCTCCGCATGGCTGTGAACGAGGAGCCCGAGGCGCTCCTCCAGGCGCTGGACGAGGCGCCGGCCTTGCTCGAGCAGGGCGGCAGGCTGGGCGTCATCTCGTTCCACTCTGGCGAGGACCGCGCGGTCAAGCGCGCCTTCCGGGCGCTCGAAAGAGCGGGCTTCATCGAGCTCGAGCCTTCGCCGGTTACCGCGTCGGACGACGAGATCAGCGGCAACCCGCGGGCCCGGAGCGCCAAGCTCCGCGTGCTCGAGCGGCTGGAGGCGGCGGCATGA
- a CDS encoding 3-hydroxyacyl-CoA dehydrogenase family protein, translated as MTADDVKRILVVGAGQMGAQIAMQSALHGYQITLNDLNMELLQKGMAGNRKQLERRVQKGQMTKDKMEEAVARVTLEPDLEKAARDADFAIEAIVERLEPKKDCFAKLDRLCPPHTILATNSSTLMNSQIAPSTKRPEKCVNMHYFYPPLVMKLVEVVKGQWTSEETVEITAEVSRRSGREPVILRKELPGFLVNRILRALVREAYYCLEQGVASHADIDKAVELGLNHPLGPFKLGDLSGLDIGYNARLETFAVTKNDADRPPKELEKRVKRGDLGRKTGRGFYDYSTDPPKPVLD; from the coding sequence ATGACCGCTGACGACGTCAAACGCATCCTGGTGGTGGGGGCCGGGCAAATGGGCGCCCAGATCGCGATGCAGTCCGCGCTGCACGGCTACCAGATCACGCTCAACGACCTCAACATGGAGCTCCTGCAGAAGGGCATGGCCGGGAACCGCAAGCAGCTCGAGCGCCGCGTCCAGAAGGGGCAGATGACCAAGGACAAGATGGAAGAGGCCGTCGCCCGCGTCACGCTCGAGCCTGACCTCGAGAAGGCCGCGCGCGACGCGGATTTCGCCATCGAGGCCATCGTGGAGCGGCTCGAGCCGAAGAAGGACTGCTTCGCCAAGCTCGACCGTCTCTGCCCGCCCCACACGATCCTCGCGACCAACTCGTCCACGCTCATGAACTCCCAGATCGCGCCCTCGACCAAGCGGCCGGAGAAGTGCGTCAACATGCACTACTTCTACCCGCCGCTGGTCATGAAGCTCGTCGAGGTGGTCAAGGGGCAGTGGACCAGCGAAGAGACCGTGGAGATCACGGCCGAGGTAAGCCGGCGGAGCGGCCGGGAGCCGGTGATCCTGCGAAAAGAGCTGCCGGGCTTCCTCGTCAACCGCATTCTTCGCGCCCTGGTGCGCGAGGCCTACTACTGCCTCGAGCAGGGGGTGGCCAGCCACGCCGACATCGACAAGGCGGTGGAGCTCGGTCTCAACCACCCGCTCGGGCCCTTCAAGCTCGGCGACCTCTCGGGCCTCGACATCGGCTACAACGCCCGCCTCGAGACCTTTGCTGTGACCAAGAACGACGCCGACCGGCCGCCCAAGGAGCTGGAGAAGCGCGTCAAGCGCGGCGACCTCGGGCGCAAGACCGGGCGCGGCTTCTACGACTACTCGACGGATCCGCCCAAGCCGGTCCTGGACTGA
- a CDS encoding ABC transporter permease: protein MKNYLLQRLGIAALTLFGMSLVIFVLLRLAPGDIVDILFSTGGYVNPSERAAIEKELGLDKPVWAQYIEWIGHMATGDLGKSYRYDLPAWEIIRPLIPVTLELATLSMIVAVLLGVPTGVISAVRQDTALDYVLRVVSLAGLSMPSFWLGMVIILTLVAWIGWIPPMTYVPITENFKLHAIQFALPAMAVGYRSSALIMRITRSALLEVMREDYIRTARAKGQGERVVIWSHALKNAILPVVTIIGIEFAFLIGGLVVTETVFNLPGIARFLVQAILWRDYPIVQTLVMFIAMVVIFSNLAVDMLYGVLDPRVRYGS from the coding sequence GTGAAGAACTATCTCCTCCAGCGCCTCGGCATCGCGGCGCTGACGCTCTTCGGGATGTCGCTCGTGATCTTCGTCCTCCTGCGCTTGGCGCCGGGGGACATCGTGGACATCCTCTTCTCGACCGGCGGCTACGTGAATCCCTCCGAGCGAGCCGCCATCGAGAAGGAGCTCGGGCTCGACAAGCCCGTCTGGGCCCAATACATCGAGTGGATCGGCCACATGGCCACCGGCGACCTCGGCAAGTCCTACCGCTACGACCTGCCGGCCTGGGAGATCATCCGGCCGCTGATCCCCGTCACCCTCGAGCTGGCGACGCTGTCCATGATCGTGGCGGTCCTGCTCGGTGTCCCGACGGGCGTCATCAGCGCCGTGCGCCAGGACACGGCCCTCGACTACGTGCTGCGCGTGGTGAGCCTGGCGGGGCTCAGCATGCCGTCTTTCTGGCTCGGCATGGTCATCATCCTAACGCTGGTGGCCTGGATCGGGTGGATCCCGCCGATGACCTACGTCCCCATCACCGAGAACTTCAAGCTCCACGCGATCCAGTTTGCCCTGCCCGCCATGGCGGTCGGCTACCGCTCCTCGGCCCTCATCATGCGCATCACGCGCTCGGCACTGCTGGAAGTGATGCGAGAAGACTACATCAGGACGGCGCGCGCCAAGGGGCAGGGGGAGCGCGTTGTGATCTGGAGCCACGCGCTCAAGAACGCGATCCTGCCCGTCGTGACCATCATCGGCATCGAGTTCGCGTTCCTGATCGGCGGGCTCGTGGTCACCGAGACCGTCTTCAACCTGCCGGGCATCGCGCGCTTCCTCGTGCAGGCCATCCTGTGGCGTGACTACCCGATCGTGCAGACCCTCGTCATGTTCATCGCCATGGTCGTGATCTTCTCGAACCTCGCTGTGGACATGCTCTACGGCGTGCTCGACCCGCGGGTGCGCTATGGCAGCTAG
- a CDS encoding amidase: MASDDLCWMPASEMAAAIRRKKVSPVEVMKAVLGRIERLNPTLNAFVTLTAEQAMRSARAAERALTRRGARLGPLHGVPFSTKDLVVTKGIRTTFGTRLYADNVPTETAPMVERLAAAGAIQLGKTNTPTMGWIGATHNLLFGATRNPWNLDRTPGGSSGGASAAVAAGMGPLAIGTDGGGSIRIPASFAGIFGHKASFGRIPVYPPSGGWSLSHIGPMTRTVTDAALMMNVCAGPDSRDQFSLPAAPVDYVKAIKGGIKGLRVAWVPDPGYAKLVDPEVAAVCARAAKRFRELGCRVEEVNPRWPSPHQMWRAIFCGGVAARLAPYLPQRRADIDEGLAALIDETLSWGPTTYVQAWFDRMAWWEHPRRLFETYDIMLTPTVACPPFKIGLDNPSEIAGRPAEPYEWIPFTYPFNMTGQPACSVPAGFTADKLPVGLQIVGRRFDDATVLRAAAAFERAQPWHHLKPPID, from the coding sequence ATGGCTTCGGATGACCTGTGCTGGATGCCGGCCTCGGAGATGGCCGCGGCCATCCGGCGGAAGAAGGTTTCGCCGGTGGAGGTAATGAAGGCCGTGCTCGGGCGCATCGAGCGCCTGAACCCGACGCTCAACGCGTTCGTGACGCTGACGGCCGAGCAGGCAATGCGCTCCGCCCGCGCGGCCGAGCGCGCGCTCACGAGGCGGGGCGCCAGGCTCGGGCCGCTGCATGGTGTCCCCTTCTCCACCAAGGACCTTGTCGTCACCAAGGGCATCCGGACGACCTTCGGCACGCGGCTCTACGCCGACAACGTGCCGACCGAGACGGCGCCGATGGTGGAGCGGCTGGCCGCGGCCGGGGCGATCCAGCTCGGCAAGACGAACACGCCCACGATGGGCTGGATCGGCGCCACGCACAATCTCCTCTTCGGCGCGACGCGCAACCCGTGGAACCTCGATCGCACCCCGGGCGGCTCGAGCGGGGGCGCCAGCGCCGCCGTCGCGGCCGGCATGGGGCCGCTCGCCATCGGCACGGACGGTGGAGGCTCCATTCGCATTCCGGCGTCGTTCGCCGGCATCTTCGGCCACAAGGCCTCCTTCGGCCGCATCCCCGTGTATCCCCCCAGCGGGGGCTGGAGCCTCTCGCACATCGGGCCGATGACCCGCACGGTGACGGATGCCGCGCTCATGATGAACGTCTGCGCGGGACCCGACTCGCGTGACCAGTTCTCGCTGCCCGCTGCGCCAGTCGACTACGTCAAGGCGATCAAGGGTGGGATCAAGGGGCTCCGCGTGGCGTGGGTGCCCGACCCGGGCTACGCAAAGCTGGTGGATCCCGAAGTAGCGGCCGTCTGCGCGCGCGCGGCCAAGCGCTTCCGCGAGCTGGGCTGCCGCGTCGAGGAGGTCAACCCCCGCTGGCCGTCGCCGCACCAGATGTGGAGGGCGATCTTCTGCGGCGGCGTCGCCGCTCGGCTGGCGCCCTACCTGCCTCAGCGTCGCGCCGACATCGACGAGGGTCTGGCGGCGCTCATCGACGAAACCCTCTCCTGGGGGCCCACAACCTACGTCCAGGCCTGGTTCGACCGGATGGCCTGGTGGGAGCACCCGCGCCGCCTCTTCGAGACCTACGACATCATGCTCACGCCCACGGTGGCCTGCCCGCCCTTCAAGATCGGCCTCGATAATCCAAGCGAGATCGCGGGGCGTCCGGCGGAGCCCTACGAGTGGATTCCGTTCACCTATCCCTTCAACATGACCGGCCAGCCCGCGTGCTCGGTGCCCGCCGGCTTCACCGCCGACAAGCTCCCGGTGGGGCTCCAGATCGTGGGCCGCCGCTTCGACGACGCCACCGTCCTTCGAGCCGCGGCGGCCTTCGAAAGGGCGCAGCCCTGGCACCATCTCAAACCCCCGATCGACTGA